The uncultured Methanoregula sp. genomic sequence TCATGATCTTGGAGAGATCGTTACTTTCAATGGAACCACGAACCTGCCAGCTGGAGAAAAGATCATTCTGGGAATCAGTACTACCAGTTTTCATTCCTGTCCAAAGACGAGATATCCTTGCAAAAATCCGGATACGGTGAATGCCATCTGCTGTAGCGGAGGTTTCAACAGGACAATTGCGATTATTCCGGGCAACTGTGGAATCAATACTTGGTCGTTTACCGTCAATACTTCAGAGTATGATTTCCGGCCTGATTTTTACATGGTTTATGCAGTGTCGGGACAAATATTTGGACAGAGTTATTTCACGATTCGGGACAAACCAACAACGGAATCCCCACACTAGATGTTAATATTTTTTTTAAGTTGAAGAATAGAAAATCGGATTACTTTTTCTTCATGTGTCAAGGGAACACTTCCCAAGATCACCTTTATGTCCTTTCCCATCAATATTTACAGACCCAAGCTAGGAACCCGCTAATACGGGACGGCATGGTGCAAAGACTATGGCAGAAGTGGTCGAGGTTTTAGTACCCGGCGGAAAGGCTACAGCAGGTCCACCATTAGGACCATCGCTCGGACCACTCGGTATCAACGTGAAGGGAGTCGTAGACGAGATCAACAAGAAGACCGCCTCATTCAACGGAATGCAGGTCCCGGTCAAGATCGAAGTCGACGCAAAGAAGAACTTCACGGTCACGGTGGGTATTCCGCCGACGACGGCCCTCATCAAGAAAGAGGCCGGTATCGAGAAAGGTTCCAAAGAGCCCAACGCCATTGTGGCAGGCAACCTGCCATTCGAGGCCGCTGTCAGAATTGCCAACATGAAACTCGAAGGCATGCTCTCCTACGAGCTGAAGACTGCCGTAAAGGAAGTCATCGGAACGTGTGTCAGCATGGGAGTTACCATTGACGGAAAGAAGGCCAAGGATGTCTTCGCCCTCATTGATGAAGGCAAGTACGACAGCAAACTCGTGAAATAAACAGGAGAAAACCATAGGAGATCGGTAAGGCCGGTCGCAGAACTATGGAGGAATCTGATGGTTGATAGGGCCAAAATTTTGGAAGCCGTAAAAACGGCGATTGAGAAAGCGCCAGAGCGTAAGTTCTCTGAGAGCATCGATATTACCATCAATCTCAAGAATATCGATATGGCGCAGCCGAAAAATCGTATCGACGAGACGATCATGCTCCCCCACGGTACCGGCGAGAAGATCGGTATCTGTGTCATCGGCAAGGGCGATATCGTCACGCAGGCAAAGGATGCCAAAGTCGAACTGATCATCGGCCCTGAAGAAGTTGAACGGCTCGGCGGCTCACCCCGCGAAGCACGGAAAGTAGCGAGCAAATACCGGTACTTCCTTGCAGAGACGGGTGTCATGCCAGGTGTCGGACGGTACTTAGGTCCCCGGCTCGGTCCGCGGGGCAGGATGCCGATGCCGATTCCCGGCGGGCAGGATATCCGCCCGATTGTCGAGCGTCTCCGAAACTCGGTGAAGATCCGTACAAAAGACAAGACGGTCTTCTCCACCAAGGTCGGAACGACCGCCATGAAGCCGGAGCAGGTCGCTGAGAACATCGAGACGATCGTCAAGAGGATCGAGGCTGTCCTTGAACAGGGTCCCCTGAACGTCCGTTCCGTCTTTGTCAAGACCACGATGGGTCCCGCAGTGAGGCTGGAATAATGGCGGTATATACCCACCACCTTCCCGCGTGGAAGAAGGACGAGGTCGCTGACATCAAGAAGAACGCAAAGGAGTACAAGCTTATCGGGCTTGTCGACATGTACGGTATTCCCGCACAGCAGGTGCAGCAGATCCGCAGGAACCTCCGCGGAAAGGCTGTCATCAAGGTGACGAGGAACACCCTCATCAAGCACGCGTTCGAGGAGATCGGCGGGGACATCAAGAACCTGTCGAAGTATATCTCCGGTCACTCGGCGATCATCTTCACCAACGACAATCCGTTCAAGCTCTTCAAGCAGCTCGAGAAGACTAAGACCAAGATGGCGGCAAAGGCTGGCGAGAAAGCGCCGGAGGATATCGTCATCGAGAAGGGTCCCACCAGCTTCAAGCCGGGCCCGATTGTCGGTGAGCTCCAGCAGGCCGGCATCCCCGCAGCTATTGAAGGCGGTAAGGTCAAGATCAGAGAGACCAAGACGGTTGTCAAGAAAGGCGCCGTTATCTCGGCAAAACTTGCCACGGTCCTCGCCAAGCTCGATATCAAGCCCATGGATGTAGGTCTTGCCCTCCAGGCAGCTTACCATGATGGCGGTATCTTCGAGCCCTCGGTGCTCGCGGTTGACGAGACGGTAATCCTCGGACAGATCGCGCTTGCCAGCAGGCAGGCACTCGCCCTCTCGGTCGAGGCAGCGATCCCGACGAAGGACTCGATGGATGCAATCCTGATTAAGGCTGTCAGGGATGCACGCGGTCTTGCAATCGAAGCAGCGATCTACGAGAAAGACGTTGTCGATGCGATTATCGGTAAAGCGTACAGAGAAGGCCAGGTCCTCAAGACCCTGGTAAAATAATATTTGAGATTAACAACAGGTGATTTACGATGGAGTATATCTATGCAGCACTTCTCCTGCACAAAGCAGGCAAGAAAGTCGATGAGAACGGCGTCAAGGCAGTCCTTACCGCCGCAGGTGTAGCAGCAGACGAGTCAAGGATCAAGGCACTCATTGCAGCGCTCGATGGCGTCAACATTGAGGAAGCTATCAAGGCAGCAGCAGCAGCCCCGGTAGCCGTTGCAGCAGCACCCGCAGCAGCAGGCCATGCAGCAGCACCCGCCAAGGAAGAGGCAAAGGAAGAGCACAAGAAGGAAGACGAAGAGAGCGGCATGGCAGGGCTCGGTGCCCTGTTCGGCTAAATCTTTTTTCTTTCTCTTGTGTCCGTCTGAGTTACAGCATCCTGTTTTAATTCCTGCCGTTTCTGGCAGTTACGTTATTCCCTGAACATATTTCCCCTTCCGGAAATGTAGTATTCGGAGAGGGAGCTGCGGGTAAGTCAGGTCATGGGGGGATCTGAACGGGCGGGTGTATACGGAATATTCGCCCTCAAAAAAGATTCCTGCGATCAGTTCCCGGCAGAGCGGAGCCGGTATCCGGTCCACTCGCCCCGGTCACAGGCCGGTTCGGGATTCTGCATCCGGGAAAAGACAAACTCGAATGCGTCCTGCTCCACGGCCTGCCTCCCCGTCTCTTTGCAGAACCGGACGAATGCCTCGTACATCTGCGTGCAGGGAACCCGTGCGGCGGGATCAGCGATGAGGATCTCCTCGTGGAACTTCCAGATTCCCTCGAACTCCAGGTCGTCGTCCACGAGGGGTTTCAAAAGTTCCTCGTCGATCGTTTCTGAAGCATCCTGTTGCCGGGTGGCTTCTTCGATGTCACGATAATAGTCGGCAACGAGGGTGAGCCCCTGGCGGAGATCGTTGAGCTCCTGCTCGAGATCTTTTAATTTTTTTTCCTGATCGGTAAGCGGGTCAGCCGGCTCCATTTGTCTGATGATTCATTATGCGTTGGCACTGATAAACTGCTCGAACGTCCGGGCGTTTTCGGCACAACCGCCTCAGGTGCGCTGCTCCAGCAGTTTTCCCGCGTAGACACACTGCCCGAACGAGACACACCCGTCCCCGAGCGGGTATTCCGCGTTGATCCGGCAGGCCAGTCCCGCTGCCTCCACTTCACGACGGATCGTCTCGCGGATCGCGTGATTGTAGGCAACCCCGCCGCTGATCGCGACCATGGTATGCCCGTCCCGTCCGGCAGCATGAATGGCCATCCGGGCAATGCCCCGGGCAAGGTTGTACTGGAACGAGGCTGCAACCGAGCTTATATCACGACGGTCCGGATCCGGTCCTTCCGGAAGCCGGCAAAGAGCGGTCTCGATCAGGGAACGGGAAGAGAGGACTTCGCACCCGTCCTGCATCGAGAGAGGGATCTTCCACACCTCTGCAGTTCCTCCCGCGGCAGCAGATTCCAGTTTCATGGCCGGCTCACCGTCATATGTCCGCTCCCGGCAGATCCCGAGCAGGGCAGCAGCTGCATCCAGCACCCGGCCGGTACTGGTTGTCCGGGTAACGTTGAACCCCGAGGCCACCTGCTTTCTGAGTACGCCGAGTTCGATATCCGACCAGCCCCGGCTCGCGAGGAGACCGGTGATCCTCTCGTCCGGCAGGATGCCGTAGAGCATACGCTCGGGGAACCGGGTTGCAAGGTCCCCGCCCGGCATTGCCATTGGTTCAAGGTGGGCCACGCGCTTAAGGTCCGGCACAACCCCGGAAAAGATCTCGCACCCCCAGACCGAGCCGTCGTCGCCGTACCCGACGCCATCGATTGCAATGCCAACGCATGGCTCCGTAGTAGCGGCGGCTATGTGGGCCCGGTGGTGCTGCACGGGAATGAGTTCGAGCCCGTGGTCTGCTGCAAGCTCGCGGGCGAAGCGGGTGGAGAGGAACTGGGGGTGCAGGTCGTGGGCTATGACATCATACTTCGCGCCAAGAAGCCTGCCGATGTTCCGGACTGTCTCCTCCAGATATTCCAGTGTCGGCGGATTTCTCACGTTGCCCACATGGGGGGAGGTTATGGCAAACCCGTTTTTGTAGATCGTGGCATTGACATTCAGTTCGGGACCGACAGCGAGGATACAGCGGTTCCCGAGATCGATGGCGGTTCTTTTCGGGGCGATTCCCCGTGAGAGCCGGATGATATAGCCGTCCCGTATCACCGAATCGTCGACACGATTGACTATCGCCCGGTTGTGGAAAAGGAAAAAGTCAGCGTCGCGGTTCAGTTTTGCCATGGCCACATCGATCTCTGTTATCATCGGGTACCCGGGCATGTTGGCGCTCGTCATGATCAGGAGCGGGTGCCTCAGGTGGGAGAAGAGGAGGTGGTGGAGACCGGTGTAGGGAAGCATGCACCCGATGGTATGGAGATTGCTGATGGTGGCATGGGCCGTCGGGTCGCGCTTCTCCAGGACAAGGATGGGGTGGACCGGTCCCTCAAGCAGGCGCCGGTCCGTGCTGCTGATGTGTGCCAGGGCATCGATATGGTCCGGACGAACCATGATGGCAAACGGCTGCTCGATCCGGCCGAGGCGGTGCTTGAGGAGATCGGCAGACTCCTCGATGCAGACGAGATGGAACCCGCCGATGCCCCGGATTGCCAGAATTTTGCCGTCGTCGAGAAGCCCTGCCGCCTCCGCGACTGGATCCGGGCAGTCGACGGGATGGCCAAGCCGGTCGAAGAGCCTGAGTTCCGGGCCGCAATTCGCGCAGGCAATCGTCTGGGCATGGTGGCGCCGGCAGCCCGGGTCGCTGTAATCGGATTTACAGACCGGGCACATCGGAAACTCTGCCATCGCCGTCCGCTCGCGGTCATAAGGAATATCGTTGATGATGCTGTAGCGGGGCCCGCAGTTCACGCAGGACGTGGCCCAGTAGCCGGAATATCTCCCGCCACGCCGGGAGATGTCAGCAATACAATCGTCGCAGATCGCAATGTCCGGCGGGATCATGCCCGAGAACGAGCCTGTGCCGCTCTCAAGAATAAAAAAACCATCCGGGATATCGGCCGCAGTGTCGGCAATAGTAACTGAATCGATTATTGCAAGCGGTGGTCCCCGGGAGACGGCAGCGGCAAACAAATCGAAGTTCTCTCCCCGGGCAAGGATCTCGACTTCGCTGCCGAGATTTTTCACGGTGCCGGCGATCGAAAGAGCGCATGCCTGTGCATAGACAAAAGGGCGAAACCCGACTCCCTGGACAATTCCGCGAACTGTAATTTTGCCCTTTTTCTGCATGGTTTTGTCGCAAAATTTTATTGATGCACAGAGCGATATAATGATAGGGTTTTCACTGTGCCGGGCCATATTCGAATCGTAAATGATCCCGTAGAGCTAGTTCCTCTCCTGATGACGTTCAACGATCCTTCCTTTAAGAAGGTCTACGAACTTTTGAACAAATCGTGGCTGACCGAAGATGAGATCCGGGCGCAGATTGACAGCGACTGCGTACCGTTGTGTCTCCAGATCCTCAAGAAGGGCAATCTTGTGGAAGAGCAGTGGCGGATGCCAAAGCCGGGCGCTAAACCGGAAAAAGAGTTCCGGGCCACCTACAATAAATTCCGGGCGAACTTCCAGTGCAATCTCTCTGACCTCTCCGATATCCTGTACATCTCGCTCTCGAACGACGAGAACCTCCGGGGAGTCGTCGAACAGATCGAGGGAGAACTTGGTAAGGGCAACAGTTCCATCAACGACCTCTCAAGGAAATTCAATGTCAGTCCGATCTTCATCAAGGGGCTTGCGAAAAGGATAACCCACATGGACGTGAAAGGGCAGGGACTGGTGCTGCTTGACACCGGGCGTTAAGGATCCCCTCTATTCTATTCTGCGCAGCAAGCGCGAAGTCTCGCGCCTGCAGATCCTTGTCGAGATTGCCGAGCATCAGCCGGCCGTCCGGCAGCAGGAGATTGCCGAGAAACTCGGGGTCACCCCGCAGGCGATCTCGGAATATATCCGCGAACTGGTTGACGAGGGTATGGTCTATGCCAGCGGCAGGGGCAATTACGAGGTGACCAAATCCGGCATCGAATGGGTGCTCGAGAATGCGGAATCGCTTGAGACCTATGCCCGGCATATCAGGCGCGACATCATCCAGCAGGTCTCGGTCTGGACGGCTGTTGCGGCCGAAGATTTAAAAAAAGGTGACGAGGCGGGCGTCTTCATGAAAGACGGTTTCCTCTATGCCGGGAAATCGGCCATGTCCGCAACGGGCTCGGTCATTGCCGATGCAAAGAAAGGCGAGGATGTCGGTGTCTCCCGCCTCAACGGGATCATCGAGCACAAGGAAGGAAAGATCCATGTCTGCAAGGTTCCCCGGGTGCTCTACGGGGGGTCCAGGCGAATCAGGAGGGAGGAGATGCTTGAGATCTGCTCCCGTGCGGGCATTGTCGCGGCAGTCGGGCTCGAAGCGTATATTGCCCTGACGGCAGCGGGAAAGAAACCCGACATGTTCTTTGGCGCCCGGGAAGGAGTGATCGAAGCGGCATTTCACGGGATCGACTGCGCAATCGTGATCGTTGACGAAGAGTTCACAGACTTTTTGAAGAGACTCGAGAGCGTGGAGCTCCCCTACATCATCCACGACCTGATCGTGCCATGAAAGTTGTTATCCAGCCCCAGAAAGGGGGAAGCTATAAACTGATCTTTTTCGATGGCAGGAACACGCGGGGAGCTGGTTTTGTCGAGCTGATGGAGACCCCCCGGGGACCCCGCCCCACCAAGTACCGTGTCCGGTGGGGGGGGAAGAAAGAGTACCGGCATACGCCGTCAAAGGAACTCATCGCCCAGCTCCGGGAATCTGATGTGCGTCTGATCAAGCCGGATCCGCAGTTCATTGCGTTCCTGGGTGCTTTCCAGATCCGTAACGGGACCATCGATGCCTGCCGCATGTGCCTGCTGGATGACAAGGTCACCGTAATAACCGACGAGAATGCCGTGACCTTTGGCAAGGGCGAGCGGATCTGTCTTGATTGCGGGAGGAGGGAACTCCGAAGGGAGGTCTCGCATATCGGCCGGCTCGGGAGGGACGGGATCTCCCATCTCGAAAAACTCCTCCTCCAGTTCCGGAACCTCGACCGGGTCCTCGCAACCCTCCAGCCCGAGAAGCTCACGATGGCTTCGGCCCTCTTCGACAAGCTCGAAGCTCACCCGGTTATGGTCACCGCCCCGATCAACGAGCTGCCCCTGCCCCGCCCCTTCATCGAGGCCTGTGGTGTAAAGCAGCTGATGCCCGCGCAGCAGCTAGCCGTTGAGGCCGGGCTGCTTTACGGGAAAGACCTGCTCGTGGTGGCGGCTACCGCGAGCGGCAAGACATTCATCGGCGAGATGGCCGGTCTCAAGAATTATCTCGAAGGACGGGGCCGGACGCTCTTTTTAGTCCCGCTCGTTGCGCTCGCGAACCAGAAGTACGAGCGGTTCACGGAACGGTACGGGAAACTGGCAAAGACGGGGCTCCTGACCGGTGTCTCAAGGCTCAATCTTCCCGAGACCCGCAAGGTCGGGGACCGTAACCCGCAGGCGCCGATCATAGTCGGGACGTACGAGGGTGTGGACAACATGATCCGGTGCGGCCAGAAGATGAAGAACATCGCAACGGTCGTGATCGATGAGATCCAGATGCTCGAGGACAAGGACCGGGGCCACCGGCTCGACGGGATGATCGCCCGCCTCAAATACCTCTGCCCGCAGGCCCAGTTCCTCTACCTCTCGGCAACGATCGGTTCACCTAAGGTGCTTGCAAAGAAACTGAACTGCACGCTCGTTGTCTATGCCGACCGGCCGGTCGGGCTCGAACGTTACCTCCTCTTTGTCGAGCGCAAGCAGAAGATTCCGACCATCAAGCAGATGACCACCGACGAGTACAAGCGGACCTCCTCAAAAGGGTTCCGTGGCCAGACGATCATCTTCACCAATGCCCGGGCCCGGTGCCACACTATCGCCGATGCCCTCGGTATCCGGGCTGCTGCATACCACGCAGGGCTCACCTCAGTGGAACGACGTGACGTGGAGACCCGTTTCTCGCAGGGAAAACTCATGGCGGTCGTGACAACGGCGGCTCTTGGTGCCGGCGTGGATTTCCCTGCATCGCAGGTTATCTTCGATGCGCTTGCCATGGGCCGGGACTGGCTCTCCGTACAGGAGTTCAACCAGATGGGTGGCAGGGCCGGTCGGCCGGACTTCCATGACCTCGGCCGCGTTGTTATCCTTGCCGAGCCTGGCGGCTCGTATTCCCGGGAGAACCCCTTTACGGAAGAGGAAGTGGCAATCCGGCTTCTCAAGGGTGAGATGGAGGAGGTTGCGCCCGAGCACGACCTGGAAGCGAGCTCCGAAGAGTACGTTGCCAATGCCATTGCATGCGATGGCGAAGAGGCGGATCTCAACCGGATCAACGGACTCATGGTCGGGAGCATGGAACCGGTCCTCCCGGAACTTGTTTCCCACAAACTCGTGGAAAGACGCGGGACAAAGATCGTCATGTCCCCGCTTGCAAAGGTGATGGCGGAGCACTTCATCGGCGTGGAACGGCTGCTGGAGATCCTCCGGCTCACGAAAATGATGCAGGACCCGACCGATATCATCGCTGAACTCGAGAGTGAGTCAGTGCACAAGGAAAAGGAGTCTCCGGCAAAAACAAAGGAGAAGACTCCCGGGAAAAGCCGGCGGAAATGAAGTGCCGGATTCGCCCAATATCTCTCCAAAACAATCAGATTTTACAAATATCTTCAATTTGAAGAGTTTTTTATTAATACAATACTATATATAGTTGAACGTTTAAGTGATGAATATGCGTTTGCAGGAAAAAAAGGGTTCCCCGGTAGAGCAGGACCTCCAGTACCTCACCCGGACCCTTACCTCCGACAATATCGATACCGGGCTGATGTTTGCCCCCAGTCGGAGTATCCGGGCATGCACTCCCTCGCTTGCAGCAACCGAGGGTGCAGGCCCCCTGGTCAGCGAGCGGCTGAAGCGCATCCGTGTGCCCCATACACCGAATGAATAGCCCGCAATGGCAGCAGGGTAGTCCCTGATGCCTGAGCCGGGATTCGCTGGTTTTCTTTAAAGTGTAAGGGAGCTGCAGCTCTGTTAAGAGTTCTTCGTCTGGCACTTTTCCCGGTTCATTGTGATACAGCTCCCGTCCCTGGCCGGCGATAATAAACTCCCGTTTTTCTGTGTAGGCAAAGATCCGGCTCCATGCCTCGTGGAGCCCGGTGCAGGGTACAAATGGCCGGCGCTCGAAAAAAGCATCTACTGCGGGAACGCCCGGCACACCCACAGATCATAAATCGGGTCGGCAGGGTTTTCCCTGATTTCCACCCTGCGGCCCAGTTCCTCGCCCCAGCTTTTGATGAGCAGGGCCTCCGGTTCCGTTCCTACGGTAATGAGCGTCTCTCTGGTCACGGCAAAGAGCTCGCCCACGATTTCGTGCCACATGTCTTCTGAGAAAGTATTGATCTCGCCCATCATGATCCCGATACCTTTTGGAACCGGATCAATGTACTGCGAGGTCTTCATGGCATCCAGCCACATCGTCTCCTCGGGAAGGAGCCTCCCGGTCGAAAGCCCCAGGGAGAGGAGCGCCTCATCATTATCGTACGAGAGCGGGGAGAAGCCAAGATCGCGGAGCACGAGAGACCCCACGCCGGAGCCGCAGCAGCAGTCGATGCAGGTCTCGCCCGAACCCGTTTTCCAGAATCCGGAGATGAGCCTGTTCAGGATCCCCCGTCGCGTGGGATTGAGATCCTCAATAGACGGGGGTACCTCCGTTTTTAAAAGGAGGCTGTAATACTCCCTCACCGCCGCTGCCCAGACTGCCCGGTCTTCCTGGTAGATCTCGCCACTGACGTTCTCGAATTTCTCAATAAGTACTGTCGATGGGTTCCGGTAGAGGAACGATCCGACAACCCAACAGTCGCCGTTCCGGAATGCAAGGGCAATCGGGTCTTCCTTCTCGTCCAGCAGGAGCAGGCCCTGGTTCCCTCCTGCGAGTAAGAGGGTGGTATTGTACCTGGGATCGGGAAGTACCGAGAACTGCGGTTCCACGAATACGACCTCATCCACGCCAAGAATTTCTGTTGCTTTCATGATCCACGCTCGATCCGCAGCCCGTGCGGAGCCTCGATGGTTCCGTCCACTTTCGCGTCCTCGTGGAGGACGATGGATTTCGCGATAACGTCACCGAGGATATGGGCGCCTTTATGCACATGTACCGTGCTGCCGCTCTCCACGTTCCCGTGGACCGTCACTCCGTCCACGACGCTGATCTTGTTTCTGGCCCGGAGACTGCCGAAAATGACCGTGTTCTGCTGGACATCGATGGAGCCGGCCCGGATGTTGCCGTGGAGCCGGCATCCTTTCCCGATCTTCATCGTGGAAGGTACTGCAAAGACTTTCATGTTGAGTTTCGAACGTGCCGGGATCATGAGCGGGATCTCCATCCTCTCCTCTTCGTCGTCGCTGAACAGGTTGTCGAGTATCCGGTCGAGTTCTTTCTCATTCTCGATTCGCAGGAGAGTCATCAGGTAGACGATGATGAACATGAAGACCGGCATCGGGTTTCGCACCTCGATGTCACCCCGTGCCTCGAATCCATCCCTGATCTCGACGTTCTCGCCGATATCAAGAGCCCCGAGAACAGAGAGTTTCCCGTTGATCTTCACGCCTTCGCCGATATATGCATCCTCTTTTGCAATGATGTCGCTTCCGATCTCGCACCAGTTCCCGATCCGTGCATCACCGCTTGCCCAGACGTACTCGCGGATCTTCGTGGACTCCCCGACGTAAACGTCTGCTCCCCGGAGGCCGTAGTCGATCTGGCAGAACTCGCCGATAACGATATTCCGGTCGGTCTTGATGCTGTGCTCCTGGAGCTCAGTCCCGTCAGGGAGGAGGCAGTGATTGTGCCAGTTTTTTACGGTGCGTTCTCTCATTGGTCCCCGGAAAATGTCGTTATGCGCCGAACTTGTGGGCCTTATTGATCAGGTCGAGCGCGATCGGCATCAGGGCGGTGCCTGTAATCCGGTTGAGACCGCCTTTTGCGCACGTATATTCGTCATAACGGACCACGTCGTCCATCCGCACCCCGTCGCCACGGATGAGGACCGGGACCGGATCGGCCGAATGGTCCTTGATGGTGCAGGGAGTGGAATGGTCGCCGCAGATGATGATGAGTGTGTCTTTCAGGCCCAGCAGGGGTTCGAGTTCACCATCGATCTTCTCGATGAAATCCCGCTTCTGTTCAGCGAGACCGTCATGGCCCGATTCGTCGGCTCCCTTGATGTTCATCAGGACGAAGTCTTTGGTCTTGAGTTCGTTTATGGCCGCTGCAACTTTCCCTTTAACATTGCTGTTCACCGAGCCGGTGATACCCGGGATCTCGATGTGGGGCAGGCCGACCGCCCGGCCGATACCCGTTATGAGGCTTGCCGCGGAGATGACCGATCCCGACAGGCCGTACTTCTTCTGGAACGGCTCGAAGTCGCCCATCTCCCCGGCACCCCGCATCAGGACGATGTTGGCCGGGTTCTGCCCTGCCTTGAGCCGGTCTGCATTTATTGCGTGATCGAAGAGGATCTTTGTTGACTGATTCACGAATTCGTTGCAGACCGCGGCGGTCTTCTCCTCCTTTGCCCCCGGCCGCATTGCTTTGACGGTGAGCGGGGAAACACCCTCTTTCTTGGGATCGTTGGAGGAGACGCAGTGGCTTAAGCCCTCGCCTTCCAGTGCAAGGGCAGCCCGGTGGCCGGCACCCGAGCGGAAGATGAACTCAACGCCGAATTTCGATAGATCGACACCTTCCTGGATAGCCCTACTCAGGGCTGCGGTGTCATGGATCCTGCCCGCACGGCGGTCGATGACCTGGCCCTGCGGGCTGATGGTTGCATAGTTGCAGCGGAACCCGATCATGCCGGCTTTCATGTCGATACCGGTGCCAACACATTCGAGCGGGCCCCGGCCGGTATAGTACCGGTAAGGGTCGTAGCCGAGAAGGGCGAGGTGGGCGGTGTCGGATCCCGGGCGGACACCGGGCGAGATGGTGTCCATGATCCCGCAGATCCCTTCGGCCGCGAGCTTATCGAGAACCGGTTTTCTTGCAGCAGAGAGCGGGGTCTTGCCCCCGAGCGCCGGACAGGGACGATCGGAGATCCCGTCCAGCACGAGAAAGAGGATCTTGTTTGCGGTCATTCGTATGAAATGGTTGGGCGCGAGGGGTAATATGGTTTCCCCGAATGCTCTCCTCCCCTTTTTGGGAAAGCAAAGAGATCTGGTCATTATCGCAGGATGACCGGAATTGATCGTGAAGAGCGATGATATATGGGTTTATTCCGGATAAAAAAGGGTTACCCGGTCCCGCTATGCAACTTTCGGGATCTTACATGTCTGGCATGTATAGTAACTCAGGTCATATTTTGCGTCAAGGCTGTCAAGCTTTGCAGATTCTGTCGTGGACAGGTGATTGATATCTCCTTCGATGGTGGTGTAAGTACGGGCATCCTGGTACTCTGACGAGACCGTGGAGAGCGATCTTCCCGTTCCCACGATGATCACTTCCGGCACTGAAGCCAGCGTCCCGAAGCTGAACTCCGACCCGTCGTAGGTGATGATGTTCGGCTCGGTCGCTTCGATAAACGCATACCCGGTTCCGCGGTAATCATAAGCGGAGGGAGCGGCGATTCCGGTGGTCATATGGTCTTCTTTGACAAAGTAAAAGACGGCCGACCCGTAGCCGAGTTTTTGGAGGAGCGAGGCAAGGAGCAGGGACTTCTCACCGCAGACACCCTGGCCGCTGTACAGGACTTCGTACGGGAACCGGTACTGGCTCCCGTCACGGTACGGGATATGCTGGACGAGACTTATGGCGATCCGCGCCTGGTCGTCCTGGACGGACGTCTTCTCCTGGATTGCCCTGGCAAGAGCGGCGATATAGGGCTGCTGTTCGGGATCGTTCACATACCCGAGGAAGTAAGCAGAGTTGCCGTTCTTTATCGAAGGCTCCGCTTTTTTTGTATAATCCTGGTAGACACTGGTCGATAAGGCAAGCGGGATGACGTCCGACTTTCCATTCAGTGTATAGGTATAATACTGGGCAATGGATCCTTCTGGCACGGAGATCCGGGGCAGGGTCGCCGGAGTTGGCTT encodes the following:
- a CDS encoding 50S ribosomal protein L11; its protein translation is MAEVVEVLVPGGKATAGPPLGPSLGPLGINVKGVVDEINKKTASFNGMQVPVKIEVDAKKNFTVTVGIPPTTALIKKEAGIEKGSKEPNAIVAGNLPFEAAVRIANMKLEGMLSYELKTAVKEVIGTCVSMGVTIDGKKAKDVFALIDEGKYDSKLVK
- a CDS encoding 50S ribosomal protein L10, which gives rise to MAVYTHHLPAWKKDEVADIKKNAKEYKLIGLVDMYGIPAQQVQQIRRNLRGKAVIKVTRNTLIKHAFEEIGGDIKNLSKYISGHSAIIFTNDNPFKLFKQLEKTKTKMAAKAGEKAPEDIVIEKGPTSFKPGPIVGELQQAGIPAAIEGGKVKIRETKTVVKKGAVISAKLATVLAKLDIKPMDVGLALQAAYHDGGIFEPSVLAVDETVILGQIALASRQALALSVEAAIPTKDSMDAILIKAVRDARGLAIEAAIYEKDVVDAIIGKAYREGQVLKTLVK
- a CDS encoding MarR family transcriptional regulator is translated as MTPGVKDPLYSILRSKREVSRLQILVEIAEHQPAVRQQEIAEKLGVTPQAISEYIRELVDEGMVYASGRGNYEVTKSGIEWVLENAESLETYARHIRRDIIQQVSVWTAVAAEDLKKGDEAGVFMKDGFLYAGKSAMSATGSVIADAKKGEDVGVSRLNGIIEHKEGKIHVCKVPRVLYGGSRRIRREEMLEICSRAGIVAAVGLEAYIALTAAGKKPDMFFGAREGVIEAAFHGIDCAIVIVDEEFTDFLKRLESVELPYIIHDLIVP
- a CDS encoding ArsR family transcriptional regulator; protein product: MPGHIRIVNDPVELVPLLMTFNDPSFKKVYELLNKSWLTEDEIRAQIDSDCVPLCLQILKKGNLVEEQWRMPKPGAKPEKEFRATYNKFRANFQCNLSDLSDILYISLSNDENLRGVVEQIEGELGKGNSSINDLSRKFNVSPIFIKGLAKRITHMDVKGQGLVLLDTGR
- the rpl12p gene encoding 50S ribosomal protein P1, whose translation is MEYIYAALLLHKAGKKVDENGVKAVLTAAGVAADESRIKALIAALDGVNIEEAIKAAAAAPVAVAAAPAAAGHAAAPAKEEAKEEHKKEDEESGMAGLGALFG
- the hypF gene encoding carbamoyltransferase HypF, coding for MQKKGKITVRGIVQGVGFRPFVYAQACALSIAGTVKNLGSEVEILARGENFDLFAAAVSRGPPLAIIDSVTIADTAADIPDGFFILESGTGSFSGMIPPDIAICDDCIADISRRGGRYSGYWATSCVNCGPRYSIINDIPYDRERTAMAEFPMCPVCKSDYSDPGCRRHHAQTIACANCGPELRLFDRLGHPVDCPDPVAEAAGLLDDGKILAIRGIGGFHLVCIEESADLLKHRLGRIEQPFAIMVRPDHIDALAHISSTDRRLLEGPVHPILVLEKRDPTAHATISNLHTIGCMLPYTGLHHLLFSHLRHPLLIMTSANMPGYPMITEIDVAMAKLNRDADFFLFHNRAIVNRVDDSVIRDGYIIRLSRGIAPKRTAIDLGNRCILAVGPELNVNATIYKNGFAITSPHVGNVRNPPTLEYLEETVRNIGRLLGAKYDVIAHDLHPQFLSTRFARELAADHGLELIPVQHHRAHIAAATTEPCVGIAIDGVGYGDDGSVWGCEIFSGVVPDLKRVAHLEPMAMPGGDLATRFPERMLYGILPDERITGLLASRGWSDIELGVLRKQVASGFNVTRTTSTGRVLDAAAALLGICRERTYDGEPAMKLESAAAGGTAEVWKIPLSMQDGCEVLSSRSLIETALCRLPEGPDPDRRDISSVAASFQYNLARGIARMAIHAAGRDGHTMVAISGGVAYNHAIRETIRREVEAAGLACRINAEYPLGDGCVSFGQCVYAGKLLEQRT
- a CDS encoding 50S ribosomal protein L1, encoding MVDRAKILEAVKTAIEKAPERKFSESIDITINLKNIDMAQPKNRIDETIMLPHGTGEKIGICVIGKGDIVTQAKDAKVELIIGPEEVERLGGSPREARKVASKYRYFLAETGVMPGVGRYLGPRLGPRGRMPMPIPGGQDIRPIVERLRNSVKIRTKDKTVFSTKVGTTAMKPEQVAENIETIVKRIEAVLEQGPLNVRSVFVKTTMGPAVRLE